Within Massilia litorea, the genomic segment CGAGAGCGCCGCCGGGAAAAGCGCGAATGCCAGCGCCGCCGTCGCCGCCCTGGCCGGCACCACCAGCGAAGCAGAAGGCGCGCGCATCCTGGCCACCCTGAGCGCGATCCAGGCCAAATTCCTGCCGGGCGAGCAAGCATTTGCGAAACTGGTACTGGACGACCGCAAGGACGAAGCGATGGCGAAATTCATGTACGTCCTGCGGCCCCAGCAAACCCAGTATTTCGAACAGCTCGACCGTTTTATTGCTTACCAGAACGCCGCGATGACGGCCGCCGCCGACGCCGCTGCCGCCGTCACCCGCCGCACCCAGCTGCTGGTACTGATCCTGGCCGTGGCCGCCGCCGCCATCTCGCTGGGCGTGGCCTGGCTGTCCACGCGCAGTATCGTGCGACCGTTGCGCCACGTGGTCAAGGTTGCGCGCCGCGTCGCCGATGGCGACCTGACCAGCGAGATCCGGGTCGAGACGCGCGACGAAACCGGGCAGATGATGGGCGCCCTGCGCCACATGAACGACAGCCTGCAGCGCATCGTCGCCGACGTGCGCGTCAGCACCGAAGCGATGGCGGCCAGCTCGAGCCAGATCGCCAGCGGCAACATCGACCTCTCGGTGCGCACCGAACAGCAGGCTGCTTCGCTCGGCCACACGGCCGACGCGATGCGCGAACTGACCGACACCGTCCAGCAGAATGCCGACAACGCGCGCCAGGCGAACGCCCTCGCGGCCCAGGCCTCGACCGTGGCCGCGCGCGGCGGCGCGGTGGTCGAGCAGGTGGTCGACACCATGGGCTCGATCACGAAGTCCTCGCAGCGCATCGTCGACATCATCGGCGTCATCGATTCGATTGCCTTCCAGACAAATATCCTGGCCCTGAATGCGGCGGTCGAGGCGGCGCGCGCGGGCGAGCAGGGACGCGGCTTCGCAGTCGTCGCTTCGGAAGTACGCAGCCTGGCCCAGCGCTCGGCGGCCGCCGCCAGGGAAATCAAGCTGCTGATCGGCGATTCCAGCGACAAGGTCAAGGAGGGCAGCCTGCTGGTCGAGCAGGCCGGCGCGACCATGCGCGAGGTCGTCGACAGCGTGCGCCGCGTCACCGACATCATGGCCGAGATCACGGCCGCCAGCGTCGAGCAGAGCGCGGGCATCGCCCAGGTCAGCCGGAACGTGGTCGACATGGACCAGGGCACCCAGGAAAACGCGGCCCTGGTCGAGGAAGCGGCCGCCGCCGCGGCCTCGATGCAGGAGCAGGCGGCGCAGCTGGCCCGCGCCGTCAGCATTTTTAAGTTGACGGCGCCGGCTGAACTACCTGCGCTGGGCGCAGCAAGCACGCCGCGCCGCCTGCCGGCGCCAGCCGCAGCAAACGAATAACAAGTATGACCAACAGGAGACTGCATGACCCTTATCAAGACCACTATCCTTGCCTGCGCCGCCCTGACACTTGCCTGCAGCGCCCAGGCCGCCATCGACGTCAACGGCATCAAGTTCGAGGATCTCGCTAAAGTCGGCGGCAAGGAGCTGAAACTGAACGGCGCCGGCATGCGCACCAAGCTCGTCATCAAGGTCTATGCGGCCGGGCTGTATCTGCCGGAAAAGAAAACGGCTGTGGCCGACATCTTGAAAATGGACGGTCCGCGCCGCGTGACCCTGGTGATGGCGCGCGACATCGCTTCGGAAGACCTCGGCAAAGCCTTCATGGACGGCATCAACGAAAACCTGGACAAGGCGGAGAAGGCGAAGATCGTCAACCAGATCTTAAAATTCGGCGAAATGTTCGCTGCGGTCGACGACATCAAAAAGGGCGATGTCCTGCACATGGACTGGATCCCGGGCACGGGTACGGTCTGCGAGCTGAACGGCAAACGTATCGGCGACACGGTGTCGGATGTGAATTTCTATAATGCCGTGCTGCGCATCTGGCTGGGAGACAAACCGGTCGACCGTTCGCTGAAACCGGCATTGCTGGGCGACGCGCGCTAAAGCAGCGTCGATGAAATAAAAACGCGGCGCCGGGTAACCGGAGGCCGCGTTTTTTTATTGGGCAGGGTGTTTATTTCAAGCGCCGACGCCGGCGGAAGGCTGACGGCGTGGGGTGCGCGGGCGAACGGTCAGCACCAGGGCACGCAGCAGGCCGGAAAGCAGGGGACGGAAAAACATCAGCAGGCTGGCCAGCAAAGACAGCACCAATGCGGCGCGCACGAGTTCGGCAACCGGCAGCATCGGCAGAGACAAGTGAGTAAGAGCGTCGACAAACGGCATGGACTGGCTTTATTTTTAACTACAAGATGTTGTTTTTAAGAACTATACTGCATTGCAACATATAAATCTAATTCCGTTTACTGATGTGCCTTATATTGATTGTGAATGAAATCGGGTACACTTTGACGCAGACCAATAGCAACCCGATAGACGCCAACGAGACCGCCATGAGCTTCCTGACCCTGGATCTGAACCTGCTGCGCGTGTTCGACGCAGTCATGACCGAACAAAATTTAACGCGCGCTGCCGGCCATCTCGCCATGACGCAGCCGGCGGTATCGAACGCGATCAAACGCCTGCGCGAGAGCCTGGGCGACGAACTCCTGATCCGCACCGCCTATGGCGTGAAACCGACGCCGCGCGCGGAAGCGCTGTGGCCATCCGTGCGCGCGGCCCTGGCCTCGCTGGAAGCGGCGGTGATGCCGGAAACCTTCGACGTCTCGAAAGCGCAAGCGACCTTCAGGATGGCAATGGCCGACGCCACCGCCGCCTATTGGTTGCCGTCGCTCATGCGTTCGATCGAAAGCGAGGCGCCGGGGGTGAACATCCGCATGGTGCCGCTGACGACGCGCGAACCGCGTCCGATGCTGCTGCGCGGCGATATCGACCTCGCCGTCGGCTTTTTCCCGGGCGTGGCGGCGCAGCTGTCGTATGAGACCGGGTCGCCGATTCACCACGAGCGCCTGTATTCCGGCCAATATGTGTGCGTGATGCGCAAGAACCACCCGCTCGCCGGCAACAAGCTCGACCTCGACACCTATTGCAAGGCGAACCATTTACTCGTGAGTTTCTCCGGCCGCGCGCACGGCCTGGTCGACGAAGCGCTGGCGCAAATCGGCCGCGAGCGCCGCATTTTACTGACCGTGAACCAGTTTTTTACCGCGGGACGGGTGGTGGCGAATTCGGATTTGATTACCGTGCTGCCGAAGCACCTGATGGTCTCGACCGGCATGACGGAATCGCTGGTCTGGCGCGAACTGCCGTTCGCCCTGCCGGCCGTGCACCTGGACATGCTCTGGCACGAACGCGACGGCCGCAGCCCGGCGCACCGCTGGTTGCGGAATAACCTGGAATCGACGGCGGCGCAGGCGACGGCGCCGAAGGGCGAGCGCGTCGCCGCCTGATCGAGGGCGGCAAGCTTGACTGAAGCGACGAAGTCAGCGGATCGGCAGCTTCGTCGTATTTTTCACTTCTTCCATCACCGCATAGGTGTGCGTCTCGCGCACGCCCTTCTGCAACAAGGTTTTTCCCAGGAATTCGCGGTAGGCCGCCATGTCCTTGACGCGCGCTTTCACGAGATAGTCGAAGCCGCCGGCCACCATATGGCATTCCAGCACTTCCGGGATCAGCTGCACGCTCTGTTTAAACGCATCGAACACTTCCGGCGTGGTGCGGTCGAGCACAACTTCAATAAAAACCAGCAGTGACACATCCAGCAGTTGCGGATTCAACTGGGCCGTGTATCCCATGATGTAGCCGGACTCGTGCAGTTTGCGCACGCGCTCGAGGCAGGCTGCCGGCGACAGGTTCACCCGGGTGGCGAGCTCGACATTGCTGATGCGGCCGTCGTTCTGCAACTCGGCGAGAATTTTTTTCGATATCTTGTCCAGCATGCCGTCTCTCCTGGGCGTAAATATTATTTGGTCGAATTCTCGCACCAAAAACTATCTATTGCTAGTGCCCCGTAAAAACAGAATTAATCCAGAAGAAATCCTTCTACAATCAAACGATTGAAGCACGTACCAAAACGCGCCGGCTGCCCCTGCAGACTGGCGCGTTTTGCTGTGCGCCCCTTGACCTACCCTGATAAGACCACCATGCAGATCGCCGCCAATTCGGCCACCACCTTCGTTCCGTTCGACGCGTTTCAGGCCGAAATCAAGCCGGACCAATCTCCCTTGCGTGCCGCCATCACGGCCGCCTACCGGCGCGACGAAAACGAAGCCGTCAACTGGCTGCTGGCGCAAGGCGCGCGGCCGAGTGCGGACGCGAAACCGCTGGCGCACCGACTGGTCTCCGCCGTGCGCGCCAAACGCACGCGCGCTTCCGGCGTCGATGCCCTGATGCACGAATTCTCGCTATCGTCGGAAGAGGGCGTTGCCCTGATGTGCCTGGCCGAAGCGCTGCTGCGTATTCCCGACAGCGCCACCGCCGACCGCCTGATCGCCGATAAAATCAGCCGCGGCGACTGGCGCAGCCACCTGGGCGAATCGCCCTCCCTGTTCGTGAACGCCGCGACCTGGGGCCTGCTCATTACCGGCAAGCTGGTCTCGAGCAACAGCGAACGCGGCCTCGGTTCGGCCATGACGCGCTTGATCGCCAAGGGCGGCGAACCGCTGATCCGCAAGGGCGTCGACCTCGCCATGCGTATGCTCGGCAACCAGTTCGTAACCGGCCAGACGATCGACGAAGCCCTCAAAAACAGCCAGCCCAACGAGGCACGCGGTTATCAATACTCGTACGACATGCTGGGCGAAGCGGCGCTGACGGAAGCAGACGCGCAAAGCTATTACGCCTCGTATGAAAAGGCGATCCATGCGATCGGCAAGGCCTCGAATGGGCGCGGCATCAAGGACGGTCCCGGCATTTCCATTAAACTGTCGGCCCTGCACCCGCGCTACAGCCGCGCCCAGCATGCGCGCGTGATGAGCGAACTGCTGCCGCGCGTGCGCAGCCTGGTCTTGCTCGCGAAGGGCTACGACATCGGCATCAATATCGATGCGGAAGAAGCGGACCGCCTCGAGATCTCGCTCGACATGCTGGAAGCCCTCGCTTTCGACGCCGAGCTGGCCGGTTTCGAAGGCATCGGCCTGGTGGTGCAGGGTTATCAAAAACGCTGCCCCTTCGTGATCGACTACGTGATCGATCTGGCGAAACGCAGTGGCCGCAAGTTCATGGTGCGTTTAGTAAAGGGGGCGTATTGGGATGCCGAGATCAAGCGCGCGCAAGTGGACGGCATGCCGGGCTATCCGGTGTACACGAGAAAGGTGTACACGGACGTGTCCTATTTGACTTGCGCTCGTAAACTGCTGGGCGCAACAGACCTGATCTACGCCCAGTTCGCGACCCACAATGCCCATACCTTGTCCGTGATCTACACCTGGGCCAAGGAAAGCGGCGTCGAGAACTATGAATTCCAGTGCCTGCACGGCATGGGAGAAACCCTGTACGACCAGGTCGTCGGCAAGGAAAATTTGAATAAGACCTGCCGCATCTATGCGCCGGTCGGTTCGCACGAAACCCTGCTCGCCTACCTCGTGCGCCGCCTGCTGGAAAATGGCGCGAATTCTTCGTTCGTGAACCAGATCGTCGACGAAAAGGTCGCGATCGAAACCCTGTTAAACGATCCGTTCGAGGTGGCGCGCGCCAGCGGCGGCCTGCCGCACACGGGCATTGCCCTGCCGCGCGCGCTGTTCGGCGGCGAACGTCACAATTCGGCCGGCATCGACCTGACGAATGAGGATGCGTTGCGCGTCCTCGGTACCGAACTGTCGCGCCAGCGTGTTTATGAAGCGGCGCCGCTGATCGCCGGCAAGGTCGACGGGGCGGACACGCTGCCGGTGCGCAACCCGGCCCAAAACGCCGACCTCGTCGGCCAAGTGCAGGAAGCCTCGACAAGCGACGTCGAAACGGCGCTGGCCGCCGCTACCGCTTTTACGAGCGAGTGGAACAGCAGCGCCAACCGCGAGCGCGCGGCAATGCTCGACCGCGTGGCCGACTTGTTCGAAGCCAATTGCGCCGAGCTGATGGCCCTGGCCGTGCGCGAAGCGGGCAAATCGCTGCCGAATGCGATCGCCGAAATCCGCGAAGCCGTCGACTTTTTGCGCTATTACGGTGCCCAGATCAAGGACGTGCCGGCTGCCGAGGCGCTGGGCCCGGTCACCTGCATCAGCCCCTGGAACTTCCCGCTTGCGATTTTCACGGGCCAGGTCGCCGCGGCGCTGGCCGCCGGTAACGTCGTGCTGGCGAAACCGGCGGAACAGACGCCCCTGATCGCGCACCGCGCCGTCGAACTGTTTTACCAAGCAGGCATTCCGCGCGCCGCGCTGCAATTGCTGCCGGGCCGCGGCGAAGTCGTCGGCGCCGCCCTCACGGCGGATCCGCGTATAAAAGGCGTGATTTTTACGGGGTCGACCGAAGTCGCCCAGCTGATCAACCGCACGCTGGCCAAACGCGGAGAGAACGAGGGCATCGACATCCCGCTGGTGGCGGAAACCGGCGGCCAGAACGCCTTGATCGTCGACTCTTCGGCCTTGCCCGAGCAGGTCGTGCAGGACGTGTTGAGCTCGGCTTTCGATTCCGCCGGCCAGCGCTGCTCGGCGCTGCGCGTCCTGTTCCTGCAGGAACACATTGCCGACAAGACGATCCGGATGCTGAAAGGTGCCTTGCAGGAGTTGCGCGTCGGTAGCCCGGACCGCCTGGCGACCGACATCGGTCCGGTGATCGACCAGGAGGCCCAGCGCAACCTGCTGGCCCACATCGAGCGTACCAAAGCCACCGCGAAACAGCATTTCGCGCTCGACTTGCCGGCCTCCGTTACTTCGCAAGGCACCTTCGTGCCGCCGACCGTGCTGGAAATCGGTTCGCTGGCGGAACTGAAGCACGAAGTCTTCGGTCCGGTGCTGCACATCGTGCGTTACCGCCGCGCCGACCTGAATCAGGTCGTCGATGCGATCAATGCCACCGGGTACGGCCTGACCCTGGGCGTGCACTCGCGCATCGACGAGACCATCGATTTCATCAGGGGCCGCGCCCACGTCGGCAACATCTACGTGAACCGGAATATCGTCGGCGCCGTCGTCGGCGTGCAGCCCTTCGGTGGCGAGGGCAAATCCGGCACCGGCCCGAAGGCGGGCGGTCCGCTCTACATCAAGCGCCTGCAGCGCCAGGCGGCGCCCTTGCCGGTGCACGGCACGGCGGCGTATGCGGCCCTCGCGGCGCTGCAAGTCTGGGCGCGTGCCAATGGCCACGAGGACATCGTTGCCCTGGGCGATATCTATGCCCGCAGCCAGCTGAACGGCACCACGCTCGCCTTGCCGGGTCCGACCGGAGAGAAAAACAGCTTGTCCTTCCATGCACGGGGCGTCGTCCTGTGTGCGGCGCGCTCCACGAAGGGCATGCTGAACCAGCTGGCCGCCACCATGGCGACGGGCAATCGCGCCTTCGTGCTGGCGGGCAGCCAGGTTGCGATGCCCGAAGAACTGCCGCCGGAAGTCAAGGACCGCATCCGTTTTATTGGCGCGGCGGAAGTGGACAACTGTGCATTCGAGATCGCGCTGGTGGAAAGCGGCCTGCAGGGCAGCCTGCGCTCGCAGCTGGCGGCACGTCCGGGCGCGATCGTCGGCATCGTCGATACCGATGCAGTATCTGCCGTTCCCGTGTGGCGCCTGGTGGCGGAACGCGCACTGTGCGTCAACACGACTGCGGCTGGCGGCAACGCAAGCCTCATGACCCTGGGGCTGTAATCATGTAGTGAGCTTTTTCAACTGGAGGAAGACATGTTAGTTGGCGTTCCAAAAGAGATCAAAAACCACGAGTACCGGGTCGGCCTGACCCCGCCTTCCGTGCACGAGCTGGTCGCACGGGGGCATCAAGTGATTGTCCAGAAGAACGCCGGTACCGAGATCGGCCTCCTTGACGAGCAATACGTGGCGGCCGGCGCCACCATCGTCGACACGGCCCAGGAGATCTTTGCCCGTGCCGAGATGATCGTCAAGGTCAAGGAACCGCAACCGGGCGAATGCGCGATGCTGCGCGAAGGGCAGATCCTGTACACCTATCTGCACCTGGCGCCGGATCCGGAGCAGACGGCGGCCCTGGTGCGATCGAAGGCGGTCTGCATTGCCTACGAGACGATCACTGGTCCCGGCGGCGGCTTGCCGCTGCTGGCGCCGATGAGCGAAGTGGCGGGGCGGATGTCGATCCAGGCCGGCGCGGCCCATCTGGAAAAATCGAAGGGCGGCATGGGCCTGCTGCTGGGCGGCGTACCGGGCGTGGCGCCGGGTCACATCGTGATCATCGGCGCCGGCGTGGTCGGCACCAATGCGCTGCAGATGGCGGTCGGCACCGGTGCCCGCGTTACCGTGCTCGATAAAAACATCGAGCGCCTGCGCCAGCTGGACCTGGTGTACGGCAACCGCATCGCCACCGTGTATTCGACGGGACACGCGATCGAGGAAGCGGTGCTGGCGGCCGATCTCGTGATCGGCGGTGTGCTGGTACCGGGTGCGGCCGCGCCGAAGCTGGTCACGCGCAGCATGATTTCAAAAATGAAAAAGGGGGCAGTCGTGGTCGATGTGGCGATCGACCAGGGCGGCTGCTTCGAGACCTCGCATGCGACGACCCACGCCGACCCGACTTTCGTCGTCGACGGTGTAATCCACTACTGCGTGGCGAACATGCCGGGCGCCGTGGCCCGTACCTCGACTTTCGCACTGAACAACGCGACGATCGGCCATGCGCTGGCGCTGGCCAGTAAAGGCTGGCGCCGCGCCTTGCTGGACGACGCCCACCTGCGCCAGGGTTTAAATGTCTGCCAGGGCAAGGTCACCTATGAAGCCGTGGCCAAGACCCTGGGCTACGATTACGTGCCCGCCGATTCCCTGCTGGCCTGATCGCTTATTTTCACATCCTGCGCCTGCAGGCAAAAGCGCCTGACGATGTAACAGGCATATACCGCGGCCACCGATTTTACGAAACGTAAAAAATCGGTGGCCGCGTTTTCATTGGCGTTGTCCGAAATCGTCCGGATCACGGCGCAAGGCACGTCAAGCTCATGGCAGACCTGGGCCACTGCCGCCCCTTCCATTTCCACCGCCACCAGCCCGGGTAAAGCGGCATTCAAGCCGTTGATGTGCTCGCGGTCATCAATAAACTGGTCGCCGCTGGCGATCAGGCCGCGGTGAATCCTCGGCCGGGTCAGCCTGAACACCGCTTTTTCATCCGCTGCGATCGCTTCCATGAAATCTTCGTCGAGGAAAGAGGAGGCGGCGTCAAACAGGCGCGAGGCCAGCTGGTGGTCGGCGGGGAAATGCGTCAAGCCGAGCAAGGGGACTTCGAAGCGTGGAAACAGGGGACTGGCATCCATGTCGTGCTGGACCAGCGATTCGGCCACCACGATGTCGCCCACGTTCACCGTTTTGTCGCCGCTACCTGCCACACCCGTAAACAGGATGTGGGTAACTCCGAACTTCTCCACAAGCGTGGTGGTCGTCACCGCGGCGGCAACCTTGCCTATACGCGACAGAACGCACACAGCGTCGATTTCCCACAGCTGTCCGACCCAGTACTCGCGTTGACCATGGATGAGCTTGTAGGGGCTCTGCATGGCTTCCACGAGCCCCTGCTGTTCTTCGGACAGCGCGCTGATGATCCCGAGACGCATTTTTTGACGGTTTTCCAAGCTGGTGAAAGTGAAAAAAGGCGTTTTTCAGCCGTGGATCAGGGTAAACACCGCTTGTCCACGCTGTTCGCGCTTTTCTCTGTTTACAGTAATAAAGGTATGTATACAGATTGGTAGTGATAGTAAACGCCTGTTTTTCTGTGGATAAGACGGGTTTACTCCACAAGATCAGCAGTTTAGGTCGACCTAAACGAGCTGGACAAGGATTGTATCGAGCCTGCACCGATGTTGGAAAAAAAACGTCGGCTTGTCAGTAAACGGTGTTCTGCACATCGGGTCCTGTGGATATGCAAGGGCTTGTCCACAGCCGGGATAGCTTTCACCGCGCTTTTAGCCTGGATACGGTCTGGACAGGGATACGGCCAACCGGTTTTGAGGAAAACGGGGTCCTCATGATCCTTGACGCGATCGTTTTCGCCATCGCCATCGGCATGTTGCTTTCTGCCAAACCATTGAGCAGCCGAACAGCGGCAGCTTGGCGTTCAGTCCGGAACGCATGCGAACCGATTTTTTTTCCAAGCGCTTGTAAGTCGAAGTCTTGTCTTCAGAGAAACCGGTCGCGTTTTTTTTCCTGCCAAACCTTTCAGTTGTCGATAGCAGATGGCTCGTCTCCTGGCCAGGAGCCGGCGCGAGCCGGTTTTCACACACGCTTCGCTTCATCTATTTAATTAAATAAGGATGTATACAAATTGGTAGTAGTAGTAAACGAGGCGGTTTACTGTGGATAAGCCGGCTTTTCTCCACAGTCTCAAGGGTTTACGCGCGTTTCGATGTCCTGAACAAGCCCTGTATCGCGCTTGCACCGAAGGTGTACAGATTTTGCGGCGTGCGGATTCGCACTGCTTCTGCACATTCGCTCCTGTGGATATACATGGGTTTGTCCACAGCCGCCTGGCCATGCAGGAAGGGGTTTCCTCGAGTGCAGGGACTGGCAGGCAGGAGAGGCGGGTCAAGGCAGGGGCGGTTTCGTAAAACTTGTCGTGCCAGGATGGATCTGATGCAAGGGGCCAACAGTTCGGGCAGGGAACAAAAAAAATTTTTTGCGAACCCGCGGCCTGCGCGTTCTCAGGTTTACAACCAAAATAGGTATACAAGGATAGTAGTAGTGTTAACAACTGGCGTTTTCTGTGGATAAGCCGGTTAACGGATGAGAAATCATCGGTTTACGCGCGGTATAAGCCTGTGATGGCGGCTGTATCGTTGCGGTGACAAATCTGGACAAGATTTTGGCGTCCACAAAAAAACGGGTTTCTGCACAATCCGTTCCTGTGGATATCAAGAAGCTTATCCACAGATGCGCCTCTGGCTTTACGGTGACGATCTGGTAAGCTTGCCTTGGTGAATTGAAAACCGCATTGAAAACCCACTCGACAATGGAGGCGGACATGGGAATCGACGACTTGTTCCAGATACCGGTCATCCAGGGCCCGATGGCGGGCGGCGCTTGCACGCCGGAGCTGGTGGCCGCCGTGTCGAATGCCGGCGCGCTCGGCGCCTTGCCCTGCTCGCTGCTGTCTCCGGCGACGATCGAGGAGCAGGTGGCGCGCATCCGCACACTCACCAGCCGCCCCATCATGCTGAATTTCTTCGTGCAGGGCAAACCGGCCCCGAGCGAAGAAGAAGTCGGCAAGGCCGTCGAACTGCTGCGCCCGGTCTGGGAAAGCCTGGGCTGGAACACGCTGCCGCTGCCAACCAAATGGTGCGAGGATTTCGAGGCCCAGTTCGAGTGCTTGTTGACATTACGTCCGCCGGCCGTCAGTTTCACTTTCGGCATCCTGGAAGCCGTCCAGGTCGAGCGCCTGCATGGGGCCGGCATCCGCGTGATCGGCACCGTGACCACGGTCGAGGAAGCGCTGGCCTGGCAAGCGATCGGCGCCGATGCGGTGGTCGCGTCCGGAATCGAGGCAGGCGGACACCGCGGCACGTTTTTGGGACCCCAGCAAGATGCGACCTTGCCGGCGGCCGAACTCTGGCCGGCCGTCGTCGCGGCCGTTCAGATCCCGGTGATTGCCGCCGGCGGCATCATGACGGGAACGGACATCAAGCGGGCCCTTCAACTGGGCGCGCGCGCCGTGCAGATGGGCACTGCCTTCCTCGTGACCGACGAAGCCGCGCTGCATCCTGCCTACAAGGCGCGCCTGCTCTCCGGCGAAGGGACGACAAAGCTGACGCGCAGTTTTTCGGGGCGCTACGCACGCGGCATCGAGAACGGCTTCATGCGGCAGATGGCAAGTGTAGAGCCGCTCGTTCCCCCGTATCCGATCCAGAATGCGCTGACCGGCAGCATTCGCGCCGCGGCAGCCAAAAGCGGCGACACGGAACTCATGTCGATGTGGTGCGGCACCGAATTTGCCCGGGCGCGGCCCATGCCGGCTCGTCAATTGATCGAATTGCTGGCATCCGAATTGCAGTCCTGAGGAGACGACAAGCGTGGAATCGGCTGGAGAATACGACTACATCATCGTTGGGGCCGGTACCGCGGGCTGCGTCCTGGCGAATCGCCTGACCCAGGACAAGCAGATCGAGGTCCTGCTGATCGAAGCAGGGGCACGGGACGACTATTTGTGGATCCACATTCCCGTCGGCTACCTGCACTGCATCGGCAATCCACGCACCGACTGGCTGTTCAATACCGAACCGGATCCCGGCCTGAATGGCCGCGCACTGATCTACCCGCGCGGTAAAGTGCTGGGCGGGAGCTCCTCGATCAACGGCATGATCTATATGCGCGGCCAACAGCAGGATTACGAGCGTTGGGCGGACAGTTGCGGCGACGATTCCTGGCGCTGGAACCACGTGCTGCCGCTGTTTAAAAAAAGCGAAGACCATCATCGGGGCGCCAGCGACGTCCACGGCGCCGGCGGAGAATGGCGTGTTGAAAAACAGCGGCTGTCCTGGAAAATCCTGGATGCGTTTCGCGATGCCGCAGCCGAGGTCGGCATCGAAAAGGTCGACGATTTCAATACCGGCGACAATGCCGGCAGCTCCTATTTCGAGGTCAACCAGCGCCGCGGCATCCGCCTGAATACCGCGAAGGCCTTTCTGAAACCGGCGGCCCAGCGGCCGAATCTGACCATCATGACGGGCTGCCACGTCGAGCGCCTGCTGCTGGAGACGACGGACGCCGGACCTGTCTGCCGCGGCGTGCAATTTAGCGGCGGCGGCAAAGCGCACACGGCAAAGGCGCGC encodes:
- a CDS encoding chalcone isomerase family protein — its product is MTLIKTTILACAALTLACSAQAAIDVNGIKFEDLAKVGGKELKLNGAGMRTKLVIKVYAAGLYLPEKKTAVADILKMDGPRRVTLVMARDIASEDLGKAFMDGINENLDKAEKAKIVNQILKFGEMFAAVDDIKKGDVLHMDWIPGTGTVCELNGKRIGDTVSDVNFYNAVLRIWLGDKPVDRSLKPALLGDAR
- the ald gene encoding alanine dehydrogenase, yielding MLVGVPKEIKNHEYRVGLTPPSVHELVARGHQVIVQKNAGTEIGLLDEQYVAAGATIVDTAQEIFARAEMIVKVKEPQPGECAMLREGQILYTYLHLAPDPEQTAALVRSKAVCIAYETITGPGGGLPLLAPMSEVAGRMSIQAGAAHLEKSKGGMGLLLGGVPGVAPGHIVIIGAGVVGTNALQMAVGTGARVTVLDKNIERLRQLDLVYGNRIATVYSTGHAIEEAVLAADLVIGGVLVPGAAAPKLVTRSMISKMKKGAVVVDVAIDQGGCFETSHATTHADPTFVVDGVIHYCVANMPGAVARTSTFALNNATIGHALALASKGWRRALLDDAHLRQGLNVCQGKVTYEAVAKTLGYDYVPADSLLA
- a CDS encoding LysR family transcriptional regulator yields the protein MSFLTLDLNLLRVFDAVMTEQNLTRAAGHLAMTQPAVSNAIKRLRESLGDELLIRTAYGVKPTPRAEALWPSVRAALASLEAAVMPETFDVSKAQATFRMAMADATAAYWLPSLMRSIESEAPGVNIRMVPLTTREPRPMLLRGDIDLAVGFFPGVAAQLSYETGSPIHHERLYSGQYVCVMRKNHPLAGNKLDLDTYCKANHLLVSFSGRAHGLVDEALAQIGRERRILLTVNQFFTAGRVVANSDLITVLPKHLMVSTGMTESLVWRELPFALPAVHLDMLWHERDGRSPAHRWLRNNLESTAAQATAPKGERVAA
- a CDS encoding methyl-accepting chemotaxis protein; its protein translation is MNINNLRIGQRLAIGFGVVISLLVLLAGLSYTRLASLDHEMSALIHLRYANTVSANAIKADVNEATRGMLSVLVMSDPAQIRKELESAAGKSANASAAVAALAGTTSEAEGARILATLSAIQAKFLPGEQAFAKLVLDDRKDEAMAKFMYVLRPQQTQYFEQLDRFIAYQNAAMTAAADAAAAVTRRTQLLVLILAVAAAAISLGVAWLSTRSIVRPLRHVVKVARRVADGDLTSEIRVETRDETGQMMGALRHMNDSLQRIVADVRVSTEAMAASSSQIASGNIDLSVRTEQQAASLGHTADAMRELTDTVQQNADNARQANALAAQASTVAARGGAVVEQVVDTMGSITKSSQRIVDIIGVIDSIAFQTNILALNAAVEAARAGEQGRGFAVVASEVRSLAQRSAAAAREIKLLIGDSSDKVKEGSLLVEQAGATMREVVDSVRRVTDIMAEITAASVEQSAGIAQVSRNVVDMDQGTQENAALVEEAAAAAASMQEQAAQLARAVSIFKLTAPAELPALGAASTPRRLPAPAAANE
- the putA gene encoding trifunctional transcriptional regulator/proline dehydrogenase/L-glutamate gamma-semialdehyde dehydrogenase, whose amino-acid sequence is MQIAANSATTFVPFDAFQAEIKPDQSPLRAAITAAYRRDENEAVNWLLAQGARPSADAKPLAHRLVSAVRAKRTRASGVDALMHEFSLSSEEGVALMCLAEALLRIPDSATADRLIADKISRGDWRSHLGESPSLFVNAATWGLLITGKLVSSNSERGLGSAMTRLIAKGGEPLIRKGVDLAMRMLGNQFVTGQTIDEALKNSQPNEARGYQYSYDMLGEAALTEADAQSYYASYEKAIHAIGKASNGRGIKDGPGISIKLSALHPRYSRAQHARVMSELLPRVRSLVLLAKGYDIGINIDAEEADRLEISLDMLEALAFDAELAGFEGIGLVVQGYQKRCPFVIDYVIDLAKRSGRKFMVRLVKGAYWDAEIKRAQVDGMPGYPVYTRKVYTDVSYLTCARKLLGATDLIYAQFATHNAHTLSVIYTWAKESGVENYEFQCLHGMGETLYDQVVGKENLNKTCRIYAPVGSHETLLAYLVRRLLENGANSSFVNQIVDEKVAIETLLNDPFEVARASGGLPHTGIALPRALFGGERHNSAGIDLTNEDALRVLGTELSRQRVYEAAPLIAGKVDGADTLPVRNPAQNADLVGQVQEASTSDVETALAAATAFTSEWNSSANRERAAMLDRVADLFEANCAELMALAVREAGKSLPNAIAEIREAVDFLRYYGAQIKDVPAAEALGPVTCISPWNFPLAIFTGQVAAALAAGNVVLAKPAEQTPLIAHRAVELFYQAGIPRAALQLLPGRGEVVGAALTADPRIKGVIFTGSTEVAQLINRTLAKRGENEGIDIPLVAETGGQNALIVDSSALPEQVVQDVLSSAFDSAGQRCSALRVLFLQEHIADKTIRMLKGALQELRVGSPDRLATDIGPVIDQEAQRNLLAHIERTKATAKQHFALDLPASVTSQGTFVPPTVLEIGSLAELKHEVFGPVLHIVRYRRADLNQVVDAINATGYGLTLGVHSRIDETIDFIRGRAHVGNIYVNRNIVGAVVGVQPFGGEGKSGTGPKAGGPLYIKRLQRQAAPLPVHGTAAYAALAALQVWARANGHEDIVALGDIYARSQLNGTTLALPGPTGEKNSLSFHARGVVLCAARSTKGMLNQLAATMATGNRAFVLAGSQVAMPEELPPEVKDRIRFIGAAEVDNCAFEIALVESGLQGSLRSQLAARPGAIVGIVDTDAVSAVPVWRLVAERALCVNTTAAGGNASLMTLGL
- a CDS encoding Lrp/AsnC ligand binding domain-containing protein — translated: MLDKISKKILAELQNDGRISNVELATRVNLSPAACLERVRKLHESGYIMGYTAQLNPQLLDVSLLVFIEVVLDRTTPEVFDAFKQSVQLIPEVLECHMVAGGFDYLVKARVKDMAAYREFLGKTLLQKGVRETHTYAVMEEVKNTTKLPIR